One Bos indicus x Bos taurus breed Angus x Brahman F1 hybrid chromosome 6, Bos_hybrid_MaternalHap_v2.0, whole genome shotgun sequence genomic window carries:
- the SPON2 gene encoding spondin-2 produces the protein MGAPHPVFPRGAALWAFLLASLGGVAGQPLGAEPMCTAQPLARYSITFTGKWSQASFPKQYPLFRPPAQWSSLLGAAHSSDYSLWRKDQYVSNGLREFAERGEAWALMREMEAAGERLQSVHGVFSAPAVPSGTGQTSSELEAHSRHSLVSFVVRIVPSPDWFVGVDSLDLCDGGSWREQVAMDLYPYDAGTDSGFTFSSPNFATVPQDTVTEITASSPSHPANSFYYPRLKALPPIAKVTLVRLRQSPRAFVPPALDLGVGGNEIVDSLPDPETPLDCEVSLWSSWGLCAGPCGRPGAKSRTRYVRVRPANHGAPCPPLEEEAPCDPDNCV, from the exons ATGGGAGCCCCACACCCGGTGTTCCCCCGTGGGGCTGCCCTCTGGGCCTTCCTCCTGGCCTCACTGGGCGGCGTGGCCGGCCAGCCGCTGGGGGCAGAGCCCATGTGCACGGCCCAGCCTCTGGCCAGGTACAGCATCACCTTCACGGGCAAGTGGAGCCAGGCGTCCTTCCCCAAGCAGTACCCGCTGTTCCGCCCGCCCGCACAGTGGTCGTCCCTGCTGG GGGCCGCGCACAGCTCGGACTACAGCCTGTGGCGGAAGGACCAGTATGTGAGCAACGGGCTGCGGGAGTTTGCGGAGAGGGGTGAGGCCTGGGCGCTGATGCGGGAGATGGAGGCGGCGGGGGAGCGGCTGCAGAGCGTGCACGGCGTGTTCTCCGCCCCCGCCGTGCCCAGCGGCACCGGGCAGACGTCCTCGGAGCTCGAGGCCCACTCCAGGCACTCGCTG GTGTCCTTCGTGGTCCGCATCGTGCCCAGCCCCGACTGGTTCGTGGGCGTCGACAGCCTGGACCTGTGTGACGGCGGCAGCTGGCGGGAGCAGGTGGCCATGGACCTGTACCCCTACGATGCCGGGACCGACAGTGGCTTCACTTTCTCATCCCCCAATTTCGCCACCGTCCCGCAGGACACGGTGACAGAG ATCACGGCCTCCTCTCCCAGCCACCCTGCCAACTCTTTCTACTACCCGAGGCTGAAGGCCCTGCCCCCCATCGCCAAAGTGACTCTGGTGCGGCTCCGGCAGAGCCCCAGGGCCTTCGTCCCACCCGCCTTGGACCTGGGGGTCGGGGGCAACGAGATTGTGGACAGCCTTCCAG ACCCAGAGACGCCGCTGGACTGCGAGGTCTCGCTCTGGTCGTCCTGGGGGCTGTGCGCAGGCCCCTGCGGGCGGCCGGGGGCGAAGAGCAGGACGCGCTACGTCCGCGTGCGGCCGGCCAACCACGGGGCGCCCTGCccgcccctggaggaggaggccccGTGCGACCCCGACAACTGCGTCTGA